A genomic segment from Corylus avellana chromosome ca5, CavTom2PMs-1.0 encodes:
- the LOC132183058 gene encoding probable carboxylesterase 17: MRTKRMAAISFDPRFNLQVGKNNHQHGGVVEEIEGLIRVYIDGHVERPPIVPIVPCTLPLDHSVTAKDVVIDKGTGLWGRIYFPSCHGKLPLLVYFHGGGFCVGSAAWSCYNEFLSKLAATANCLIISVNYRLAPENRLPAAYEDGFNTLTWVKEQALSGSSEHKWWAKHCSLSSVYLAGDSAGANIAYNVAAWLGTSGLLCLKGTILMQPFFGGEARTWSEKHTAQPHNSALTLSASDTYWRLSLPPGANRDHPWCNPLTNGAARLRDLRLPTTMVCISEMDILKDRNLEFCTALTSAGKRVETTIYKGVGHAFQILHNSHLSQPRTHEMISQIKAFINE; the protein is encoded by the coding sequence ATGAGAACTAAAAGAATGGCTGCCATTTCCTTCGATCCAAGATTTAACCTCCAAGTTGGCAAAAACAATCACCAACATGGAGGAGTCGTTGAAGAGATTGAAGGTCTCATTAGAGTTTACATAGACGGACACGTCGAAAGGCCTCCAATTGTCCCCATTGTCCCCTGCACCTTGCCATTAGATCATAGTGTTACAGCAAAAGATGTTGTAATCGATAAGGGCACTGGCTTATGGGGACGCATTTATTTTCCAAGCTGTCATGGCAAGCTTCCAttgcttgtttattttcatGGAGGTGGGTTTTGTGTTGGCTCTGCTGCTTGGAGCTGTTACAACGAGTTTTTGTCCAAACTTGCTGCCACAGCAAATTGCTTGATTATCTCCGTAAATTACCGTTTAGCCCCTGAGAACCGTCTCCCTGCTGCATACGAGGATGGTTTCAACACTTTAACGTGGGTGAAAGAGCAGGCTCTAAGTGGCTCTAGCGAGCACAAATGGTGGGCGAAGCATTGCAGTCTCTCCAGCGTGTATCTAGCCGGTGACAGTGCTGGGGCCAACATAGCTTACAATGTTGCCGCGTGGCTTGGGACAAGTGGGCTGTTGTGTCTCAAAGGTACCATCTTGATGCAACCTTTCTTTGGAGGAGAGGCACGAACATGGTCCGAAAAGCACACCGCTCAACCGCATAATTCAGCGCTAACCTTATCGGCTTCCGACACATATTGGCGCTTATCACTACCTCCAGGCGCGAACCGGGACCATCCATGGTGCAACCCTCTCACAAATGGCGCAGCCAGGTTGCGTGATTTAAGGCTTCCAACCACAATGGTATGCATATCAGAGATGGATATATTGAAGGATCGAAACTTGGAATTTTGCACCGCTTTGACTAGCGCGGGGAAGAGGGTGGAAACAACGATTTACAAAGGCGTAGGGCATGCATTTCAAATTCTCCATAACTCTCATCTCTCTCAACCTCGAACCCATGAGATGATATCTCAAATCAAGGCTTTCATCAATGAATAA